The Acidianus manzaensis genome has a window encoding:
- a CDS encoding nitric oxide response protein translates to MRLNLPLLLMLSGIGLMLTSGIPAVFEFMSMQGFPSNPTSSLFPSHWFIMIYGFFGALIGNEILVALSVEWSGKIANNNLIISFTALTIIASLSSFFVSILFSMFLEIISISILLLYSQTYLNYSKIGLKPSTYNWLLLFSLIITIIILSFQIGLGYVIPYVNLFFPIGVIFAVMSRDLALVTRAKINDSEIALAFIFLTLGIISYSSFYGEALLFLAWLLSFHSSKLYKFKGRKYPILHLTTAWIFFLTSIIFYANYDIFIHSIAVGFLFNTVFGVDVVLMDMFVNAFGKVSVKPSYIPYILMNSGLMMRIIYDLGVNYSFLILSAPLQGFGILSFFILTLRQVLLKNKV, encoded by the coding sequence ATGAGGTTAAATTTACCTCTTCTATTAATGCTTTCTGGAATAGGATTAATGCTAACTAGCGGAATACCAGCAGTATTTGAGTTCATGAGTATGCAAGGTTTTCCATCAAATCCTACATCTAGCTTATTTCCTTCTCATTGGTTTATTATGATTTATGGATTTTTCGGAGCTTTGATAGGGAATGAGATATTAGTAGCTTTAAGTGTGGAATGGTCTGGTAAAATTGCTAATAATAATCTAATTATTTCTTTTACTGCTTTGACTATAATAGCTTCATTATCTTCGTTTTTTGTTTCAATTTTATTTTCCATGTTTCTTGAGATCATATCTATTTCTATATTACTTTTATATTCTCAAACGTATCTGAATTATTCTAAAATAGGATTAAAACCTTCTACTTATAACTGGTTATTATTATTTTCATTAATAATTACAATAATTATTTTGTCATTTCAAATAGGTTTAGGATATGTAATACCTTACGTTAATTTATTCTTTCCTATAGGTGTAATATTTGCAGTCATGTCTAGAGATCTAGCACTAGTTACTAGGGCTAAAATTAACGACAGTGAAATAGCGTTAGCCTTTATATTTCTTACTTTAGGAATAATATCATATTCAAGCTTTTATGGTGAAGCACTTTTATTCTTAGCTTGGTTACTATCGTTTCATTCATCTAAGTTGTATAAATTCAAAGGAAGAAAATATCCAATTCTTCACTTAACTACAGCCTGGATTTTCTTCCTTACCTCAATTATATTCTATGCTAATTATGATATCTTTATACATAGTATAGCAGTAGGATTCTTGTTTAATACTGTATTTGGAGTTGACGTAGTCTTAATGGATATGTTTGTAAATGCTTTTGGTAAAGTTTCAGTTAAACCTTCATACATTCCTTACATTTTGATGAATTCTGGTTTAATGATGAGGATAATCTATGATCTTGGAGTAAATTATTCGTTCTTAATACTATCTGCTCCACTTCAAGGATTCGGAATTCTTTCCTTCTTCATTTTAACTTTAAGGCAAGTTTTGCTAAAAAATAAGGTGTAA
- a CDS encoding 2-oxoacid:acceptor oxidoreductase family protein — protein sequence MLKEISLRGRGGQGVVTAGELLVKASILEDEYGQSIPFYGGERRGAPVVTFVRLSENPILLHREVYNPDGVAVFDPSLLSILNVTEGLKDTGFLLVNTSIPKKLVKNEYIVDATTIAKNLGLTIAGWAVVNTALIGAISKILGKPSLKSLEEAIEEEFEGKLGELNAEAAELGYKEVKKVD from the coding sequence TTGCTTAAAGAAATCTCCTTACGAGGCAGAGGAGGACAAGGAGTAGTAACTGCAGGAGAACTTTTAGTTAAAGCCTCAATTTTAGAAGATGAATATGGACAATCTATTCCATTTTACGGTGGAGAAAGAAGAGGCGCTCCAGTAGTAACTTTCGTAAGACTGTCAGAAAATCCTATTCTTCTTCATAGAGAAGTTTATAATCCCGATGGAGTAGCAGTTTTCGATCCTTCGCTTCTTTCAATTTTGAATGTTACAGAAGGATTAAAGGATACGGGCTTTCTCCTAGTAAATACTTCAATACCTAAAAAATTGGTAAAAAATGAATACATAGTTGACGCTACTACTATAGCTAAAAATTTAGGATTAACCATTGCAGGATGGGCAGTCGTTAATACTGCTCTTATTGGAGCAATATCAAAAATTTTAGGAAAACCGTCATTAAAATCTCTCGAAGAGGCTATAGAAGAAGAATTTGAAGGAAAATTAGGAGAATTAAACGCAGAAGCAGCTGAATTAGGCTATAAAGAGGTGAAAAAAGTTGATTAA
- a CDS encoding DUF488 domain-containing protein, whose amino-acid sequence MIKIKRIYDPIEKDDGLRILVDRLWPRGVKKDRIDLWLKEIAPSEELRKWFNHDPEKWEEFKKKYFEELNQNPKLSGLLKLVKDGNNVTLLYATTSPYNNAVALKEFLEKRLLNEEEKKNA is encoded by the coding sequence ATGATAAAAATAAAGAGGATTTATGATCCTATAGAAAAAGATGATGGATTGAGGATACTAGTTGATAGACTATGGCCTAGAGGAGTTAAAAAAGATAGGATTGATCTTTGGTTAAAGGAAATTGCTCCGTCAGAAGAATTAAGGAAATGGTTTAATCATGATCCAGAGAAATGGGAAGAATTTAAGAAGAAATACTTTGAGGAATTGAATCAAAATCCTAAATTGTCTGGTTTGTTGAAGTTAGTAAAAGACGGAAACAATGTGACATTACTATACGCAACCACTTCACCTTATAATAATGCTGTGGCATTAAAGGAGTTTTTAGAAAAAAGATTATTAAATGAAGAAGAAAAGAAAAATGCATGA
- a CDS encoding 3-methyl-2-oxobutanoate dehydrogenase subunit beta, whose product MSLITNPRRIPKLYRGNAACPGCPIPKELDILIEELGEKAVLVVPASCTTVIMGDTTGMPSTIPVVHSAFAAASPIASGIVRSLRMKGDNDSIVAVWAGDGGTADIGFSAISGSAERNEDILYVCYDNEAYMNTGIQRSSLTPKGAWTTTTPEGKREFKKPMPFIMAEHKIPYVATASVAYPFDYQNKVKKAKQIKGFRYVHLLSPCPPGWRFDSSLTIEIAKLAVETGIWPLFEIENGEFRLTSISKTLIDKKNRKPVTEYLKLQGRFSKLNEKEIKEIEDSVDELWEEIKSYIKQ is encoded by the coding sequence ATGAGTTTAATCACAAATCCTAGAAGAATACCAAAATTATATAGAGGAAATGCAGCATGCCCAGGATGCCCAATACCTAAGGAATTAGATATATTAATCGAAGAGTTAGGAGAAAAGGCAGTACTAGTTGTGCCTGCTTCGTGCACTACAGTAATTATGGGAGACACTACTGGAATGCCTTCTACTATTCCAGTAGTTCATAGTGCTTTTGCAGCAGCTTCGCCTATTGCTTCTGGGATAGTTAGGAGTCTTAGGATGAAAGGAGATAATGACTCCATAGTAGCAGTATGGGCAGGAGATGGTGGTACTGCTGATATTGGATTTTCAGCGATAAGTGGTTCAGCTGAGAGAAATGAAGATATCTTATACGTATGTTATGATAATGAAGCTTACATGAATACTGGAATACAAAGATCGAGTTTGACACCTAAAGGTGCATGGACTACAACTACTCCGGAAGGTAAAAGAGAGTTTAAGAAACCGATGCCATTCATAATGGCTGAGCATAAGATACCTTATGTAGCAACAGCTTCAGTAGCTTATCCGTTCGATTATCAAAACAAAGTTAAAAAAGCTAAGCAGATAAAAGGATTTAGATACGTTCATTTACTTTCACCATGTCCACCAGGCTGGAGATTTGACTCAAGTTTAACTATAGAAATAGCTAAATTAGCTGTAGAAACTGGAATATGGCCCTTATTCGAGATAGAGAATGGGGAATTCCGTCTAACTAGCATAAGCAAAACCCTAATAGATAAAAAGAATAGAAAACCAGTAACTGAATACTTAAAATTACAAGGAAGATTCTCTAAGCTAAATGAAAAAGAAATAAAGGAAATAGAAGATAGCGTAGATGAACTCTGGGAAGAAATAAAATCGTATATAAAACAATAG
- a CDS encoding radical SAM/SPASM domain-containing protein: MIPISVIATDTGTVSFSIKGHFNKEKPSNFSEDFRPVITWNLTYKCNLKCLHCYINASPNGDNGLSTEKALDLVDQFSDLKIPLVIMSGGEPLMRNDFFTIAEYASKKGLKLALSTNGTLISEKVAKKLKELNFMYIGISLDSYNPEFHDKFRGVNGAFSMTIRGIQNAINAGLNVGLRFTITGMNIDDIDNYFDLILKLGIKRVTFYHLSASGRGKDLKEWSYSPSQYQKFMDKLLDYAFKLKGKVEIETTLGTYDGIYLANKLSKNENELSKYLKFVESTGGCGRKMISIYPNGDVYPCQFIDFVKLGNVKEKKLKDILVNIPDFFIHTDKYVECDCKYKQYCKGGDRARAYYWNQNMYGDDPLCPLKELHI; encoded by the coding sequence ATGATTCCGATAAGCGTTATAGCTACTGATACAGGTACAGTTTCTTTTTCTATAAAAGGTCATTTTAATAAGGAGAAGCCAAGCAATTTTAGCGAAGATTTTAGACCAGTAATTACGTGGAATTTGACTTATAAATGCAATCTTAAATGTTTACATTGTTATATAAATGCTTCTCCAAATGGAGATAATGGGCTTAGCACTGAAAAAGCTTTAGACTTGGTAGATCAGTTTTCTGACTTGAAAATACCTCTAGTCATAATGAGTGGAGGAGAACCTTTAATGAGAAACGATTTTTTTACAATTGCAGAGTACGCGTCTAAAAAAGGATTAAAATTAGCTTTGTCTACTAATGGTACATTAATTTCTGAAAAAGTTGCTAAAAAATTGAAAGAATTAAATTTCATGTATATAGGAATAAGTTTAGATAGTTATAATCCAGAATTTCACGATAAGTTTAGAGGGGTTAATGGAGCTTTCTCAATGACTATAAGAGGAATACAAAACGCTATTAATGCGGGATTAAATGTAGGATTAAGATTTACAATAACTGGAATGAATATTGATGATATCGACAATTATTTCGATTTAATATTAAAATTAGGTATAAAGAGGGTTACATTTTACCATTTGTCAGCAAGTGGAAGAGGAAAAGATCTAAAAGAATGGAGTTATTCTCCTTCACAATATCAAAAATTCATGGATAAACTTCTTGACTATGCATTTAAATTAAAGGGAAAAGTAGAAATTGAAACTACACTAGGAACATATGACGGAATATATTTAGCTAATAAATTAAGCAAAAACGAAAATGAACTTTCAAAATATTTGAAATTTGTTGAAAGTACTGGAGGATGCGGAAGGAAAATGATTTCTATTTATCCTAATGGTGACGTTTATCCTTGCCAATTCATTGATTTTGTAAAATTAGGAAACGTAAAAGAAAAGAAGTTAAAAGACATACTAGTAAATATACCAGATTTCTTTATTCATACTGATAAATATGTAGAATGCGATTGTAAATACAAACAATACTGTAAAGGAGGAGATAGAGCCAGAGCGTACTATTGGAATCAAAATATGTATGGAGACGATCCATTATGCCCTTTGAAAGAGCTCCACATTTAG
- a CDS encoding transketolase C-terminal domain-containing protein — protein sequence MQVLKRKSLALVGNHAVAYAVKQAKPQVLSVFPITPQTTMLEKLAEYVSKGELKAEMIRVESEHSAMAAVYGAAVAGSRVFTATSSQGLLYMTEMIYWAGGQRVPIVAAIATRALAEPWTIWDDHQDFISKRDAIWIQMMAENVQEAYDMTLQAFKISEDQRVIMPVMMGFDGFILTHTMERVEVLEDSEVDSFLPPRQFNLIDFSDPVGVGPIATPDEYIKIRYEAKKAMERSKDVIRDIMKEYEKISGRKYDLVECYKCEDADYVIVSMGAWSSDGKVAVDRLRNNGEKVGLLKIRVFRPFPKEEIREKLKDVKAVVTFDRAYSFGSGGILANEIKSALYGNNIPVHSVIAGLGGKDVRPLHFQNVIEDLISGKLEEERWIL from the coding sequence ATGCAGGTTTTAAAAAGAAAAAGTTTAGCCTTAGTAGGAAATCATGCAGTAGCTTATGCAGTAAAGCAAGCTAAACCTCAAGTTCTTTCAGTATTTCCAATAACGCCTCAAACTACTATGTTAGAAAAATTAGCTGAATACGTTAGTAAAGGAGAACTTAAGGCTGAAATGATAAGGGTAGAGAGCGAACATTCTGCCATGGCAGCAGTTTATGGTGCAGCAGTAGCTGGAAGTAGAGTATTTACAGCTACGTCATCTCAAGGATTACTTTACATGACTGAAATGATATATTGGGCTGGAGGTCAAAGAGTTCCTATAGTAGCTGCAATAGCTACTAGAGCTCTGGCTGAGCCATGGACAATTTGGGATGATCATCAAGATTTTATAAGTAAAAGAGATGCAATTTGGATTCAGATGATGGCAGAAAACGTTCAAGAAGCATATGATATGACATTACAAGCATTCAAAATTTCTGAAGATCAAAGAGTTATAATGCCAGTAATGATGGGATTTGACGGATTTATTCTAACTCATACTATGGAAAGAGTAGAAGTATTAGAAGATTCTGAAGTAGATTCTTTCTTACCTCCTAGACAATTCAATCTAATTGATTTTTCAGATCCAGTAGGAGTAGGACCAATAGCAACACCAGATGAGTATATAAAAATAAGGTATGAGGCAAAGAAAGCAATGGAAAGATCTAAAGACGTAATAAGAGATATAATGAAAGAATACGAAAAAATCAGCGGTAGAAAATACGATTTAGTCGAATGCTATAAATGCGAAGATGCAGATTACGTAATAGTAAGTATGGGAGCGTGGAGTAGTGATGGAAAAGTTGCAGTAGATAGATTAAGAAATAATGGAGAAAAAGTAGGATTACTTAAGATTAGAGTGTTCAGACCATTTCCTAAAGAAGAAATCAGAGAAAAATTAAAAGATGTAAAGGCTGTAGTAACGTTTGATAGAGCTTATTCTTTTGGTTCTGGAGGAATATTAGCAAATGAAATTAAGTCAGCGTTATACGGAAATAACATCCCAGTACATAGTGTTATTGCAGGTTTAGGAGGAAAAGATGTAAGACCATTACATTTCCAGAACGTTATTGAAGATTTAATTTCAGGAAAATTAGAAGAGGAGAGGTGGATATTATGA
- a CDS encoding RNA-guided endonuclease InsQ/TnpB family protein, translating into MVLDSFGRLRKHILYSKFSSFLHQLFYKAVRAGRKVVEVDPAYTSQTCSRCGYRVKLSLSVRIFHCPNCGLVIDRDYNASLNVLRDGVGTAFLPVEGKPLLYVTFHEVVYSKFPLRSRKSSPEVGMLRRKGEVVHKSLIPVYLE; encoded by the coding sequence ATGGTGTTAGATTCTTTCGGTAGGTTGAGGAAGCATATTCTTTATTCTAAGTTTTCGTCTTTTCTCCACCAACTTTTCTACAAGGCTGTAAGAGCTGGTAGGAAGGTGGTGGAGGTAGATCCAGCGTATACGTCGCAAACGTGTTCTAGGTGTGGGTATAGGGTGAAACTTAGTTTATCTGTCAGAATATTTCATTGTCCTAATTGTGGTCTTGTAATAGACCGTGATTATAATGCTTCTTTGAATGTTTTGAGGGATGGGGTTGGGACTGCCTTTCTGCCTGTGGAGGGGAAACCTCTACTGTACGTCACCTTTCATGAGGTGGTGTATAGTAAGTTTCCCCTGAGAAGCAGGAAATCCTCACCGGAGGTGGGAATGCTCCGTCGTAAGGGCGAAGTAGTTCACAAGTCTCTTATTCCAGTATATTTGGAATAA
- a CDS encoding MBL fold metallo-hydrolase, whose translation MVKIKNNVRIAELLEPNFFGTVLNHNVTVVEKGPSGGLMIIDTSLPCNLVTLENYLKSWGYSIEDISDIVITHEHPDHYGNAEYIKRISKAKIYAHELESFNSSGKLNTEEIKREFPIDEEEIEKTVKRIENINAPTPTVDVKLKGGEELAGFKVIHVPGHTKGHIALFGQGILIVGDAIRNTENTIRPPIKFFCWDYEKALKSFNYLLSLNYEILVPYHGDLIFK comes from the coding sequence ATGGTCAAGATAAAGAATAATGTAAGAATAGCTGAACTTTTAGAACCAAACTTTTTTGGAACGGTATTAAATCATAACGTAACAGTTGTAGAAAAAGGACCTAGCGGAGGATTAATGATAATAGATACAAGCTTACCTTGTAATCTAGTTACTCTAGAAAATTACCTTAAATCGTGGGGATATTCAATAGAAGACATATCTGATATTGTAATAACACATGAACATCCAGATCATTACGGTAATGCAGAATATATAAAGAGAATATCAAAGGCAAAAATTTATGCCCACGAATTGGAAAGTTTCAATTCATCAGGAAAACTAAACACAGAAGAAATTAAAAGAGAGTTTCCTATTGATGAAGAGGAAATAGAAAAGACAGTAAAAAGAATAGAAAATATAAATGCGCCTACTCCTACAGTTGATGTTAAGCTAAAAGGAGGAGAAGAGTTAGCTGGTTTTAAGGTAATTCATGTTCCTGGTCATACAAAAGGGCATATAGCTTTGTTTGGCCAAGGAATATTAATTGTAGGAGATGCTATTAGAAATACGGAAAATACTATCAGACCACCGATAAAATTCTTCTGTTGGGATTACGAAAAAGCATTAAAATCGTTTAATTACTTACTTTCATTAAACTACGAGATTTTAGTCCCATATCATGGAGATTTAATTTTTAAATAA
- a CDS encoding peptidase U32 family protein, protein MRLVVGTNFDDSLIEKIKEYPVKYMFGSHTKTITGHGRASFVLPQIDENRFKQHLDIIHSQKIKFLYTMNTATLNGKEYDETFVRKVQEEVDYLVKTGVDGFIVAMPFLIKLIKKEYPDMEVSVSSYSRVYNIREVEEYVNLGVNTIIMHEDDNRNFDLLKEVAKYGKTHGVDVEVLTNNSCLWGCPYRRSHDIVSSNLSMEDGPKGVWFEYPILFCATDVRNDIANIIRMRWIRPEDLHYYEEIGIDRFKIAGRNKKTDWLVKVIKAYSERKYDGNLLDIVSYPQGRAVPKVLEKLGEKDNEYEILTKVVVNNSEFPPNWLGYFKYNKCETRSCEECKYCDMIAEKVIKVNGKNLNELKLKKIDVPIELIPRFNNGQDKE, encoded by the coding sequence ATGAGACTAGTTGTAGGCACAAATTTTGACGATTCGCTTATTGAAAAAATTAAGGAATATCCAGTAAAATACATGTTTGGAAGTCATACTAAAACAATAACTGGTCATGGTAGAGCTTCTTTCGTTTTGCCTCAAATTGATGAGAATAGATTTAAACAACATCTAGACATTATTCATTCTCAAAAAATAAAATTCCTATATACTATGAATACTGCTACCTTAAACGGAAAAGAGTACGATGAAACTTTCGTTAGGAAAGTTCAAGAAGAGGTAGATTATTTAGTTAAAACTGGAGTAGATGGATTTATCGTTGCTATGCCATTTTTGATCAAATTAATAAAAAAGGAATATCCTGACATGGAAGTTTCAGTCTCTTCGTATTCTAGAGTTTATAATATTAGGGAAGTAGAAGAGTACGTAAATTTAGGAGTAAATACTATCATAATGCATGAAGACGATAATAGAAATTTTGATTTATTAAAGGAAGTAGCAAAATATGGGAAAACGCACGGTGTTGATGTAGAGGTTTTAACTAATAATTCTTGCTTATGGGGATGTCCATATAGAAGATCTCATGATATAGTAAGTTCTAATCTATCAATGGAAGATGGGCCTAAAGGAGTATGGTTCGAATATCCTATACTCTTCTGTGCTACTGATGTTAGGAACGATATAGCTAACATAATAAGAATGAGGTGGATAAGGCCAGAAGACCTTCATTATTATGAAGAGATAGGAATTGATAGATTTAAAATAGCTGGAAGAAACAAAAAGACAGATTGGCTAGTAAAAGTAATAAAAGCGTACTCTGAAAGGAAATATGATGGAAATCTGCTAGATATAGTAAGTTATCCACAAGGTAGAGCTGTGCCAAAAGTATTAGAAAAATTAGGAGAAAAAGATAACGAATATGAGATTCTAACTAAAGTTGTAGTGAATAATTCTGAATTTCCTCCAAATTGGTTAGGTTACTTCAAATATAATAAATGTGAAACAAGAAGTTGTGAAGAGTGTAAATACTGTGATATGATTGCAGAAAAAGTAATCAAAGTTAATGGAAAGAATCTTAATGAATTGAAATTAAAGAAAATTGACGTACCAATAGAATTAATCCCGAGGTTTAACAATGGTCAAGATAAAGAATAA
- a CDS encoding helix-turn-helix domain-containing protein translates to MKKSPLEASIVIENHPCEVMKLISSLNLNAFVENVKLGDNVTDHIVNFDDLDNTQYQKLRLASLKTMRLSDSKVWIRTSGCAVCKLLYSSDVVVEKVKVVGEKALIYNLLIPNMSSLKDLLKKLNDIGVKSTVMSIMEIEENQLTERQMEILKMAFKLGYFDDDRKISMSELAEKLGISAPTLEEILRRALRKVVKNYLDKSS, encoded by the coding sequence ATGAAGAAATCTCCTCTAGAAGCGAGTATAGTAATAGAAAACCATCCATGCGAAGTTATGAAATTAATTTCATCGCTTAACCTAAACGCATTTGTAGAAAATGTAAAACTAGGAGACAATGTTACAGATCATATAGTTAATTTTGATGATTTAGATAATACTCAATATCAAAAATTAAGATTAGCATCATTAAAAACTATGAGACTTAGTGATAGTAAAGTGTGGATAAGAACGAGTGGTTGTGCTGTATGTAAACTTCTTTACTCATCAGATGTTGTTGTTGAAAAAGTAAAAGTAGTAGGAGAAAAAGCATTAATCTATAATCTTTTAATTCCCAATATGAGCTCATTAAAAGATTTATTGAAAAAACTAAACGATATAGGAGTAAAATCTACGGTTATGAGCATAATGGAAATAGAAGAAAATCAGCTTACAGAAAGACAAATGGAAATATTGAAGATGGCTTTTAAATTAGGATATTTTGATGATGATAGGAAAATTTCAATGTCAGAATTAGCTGAGAAGTTAGGTATAAGTGCGCCAACTTTAGAGGAAATACTTAGAAGAGCCTTAAGAAAAGTAGTCAAGAATTATCTGGACAAAAGTAGTTAA
- a CDS encoding TIGR04053 family radical SAM/SPASM domain-containing protein: protein MPFERAPHLVFWELTKSCPLTCKHCRADSIKNQLPDELTTVEGKKLLEEIAEFGKIVVVFTGGDPLNREDVFELMDYAKSLGLVVSIAPAPSYNLTEENIKRIRNSALYMSISLDGAKETTHNWLRGFGSYKYAIQGIKLGLKYGIQVQVNTVVWKKSYEELPEMVKLLKDLGVKVWEVFFLIPVGRGSIELDIPREKYKEVINFLIEASKYDLVVRTVEAPFFRRAKLEGGSSSELSKRLRDLLGEPTGKLDKSIMPTRDGSGVIFVSYNGEVYPSGFLPLSLGNVREKSIVEIYRNSELLRMIREGKLKGKCGQCQYTNICGGSRARAYAVYNDPLEEDPACPY from the coding sequence ATGCCCTTTGAAAGAGCTCCACATTTAGTATTCTGGGAGTTAACTAAATCATGCCCACTAACTTGTAAGCATTGCAGAGCTGATTCTATCAAAAATCAATTACCTGACGAATTAACAACTGTAGAAGGTAAGAAATTATTGGAAGAAATTGCAGAATTTGGAAAAATTGTAGTAGTATTCACTGGAGGAGATCCATTAAATAGAGAAGATGTTTTCGAATTAATGGATTACGCTAAATCCTTAGGACTAGTAGTTTCTATAGCTCCTGCTCCATCTTATAATCTTACTGAAGAGAATATAAAAAGAATAAGAAATTCTGCCTTATATATGTCCATAAGTCTTGATGGAGCTAAAGAGACTACACATAATTGGCTAAGAGGTTTTGGAAGTTATAAGTACGCTATTCAAGGAATAAAATTAGGCCTAAAATATGGTATTCAAGTTCAAGTAAATACTGTAGTGTGGAAGAAAAGTTATGAAGAACTTCCAGAAATGGTAAAACTATTGAAAGACCTTGGAGTAAAAGTATGGGAAGTATTCTTCTTAATTCCAGTAGGAAGAGGAAGTATAGAATTGGATATTCCAAGAGAGAAGTATAAAGAGGTAATTAATTTTCTGATTGAAGCTAGCAAATATGATTTAGTTGTAAGAACTGTTGAAGCTCCATTTTTCAGAAGAGCTAAATTAGAAGGAGGATCATCCTCAGAATTATCTAAGAGATTGAGAGATTTACTAGGAGAACCTACTGGAAAATTAGATAAAAGTATAATGCCTACTAGAGATGGTTCTGGAGTAATATTTGTATCATATAATGGAGAAGTATATCCTAGTGGATTCCTTCCATTATCTTTAGGAAATGTAAGAGAAAAAAGCATTGTAGAAATCTATAGAAATTCTGAACTTTTAAGGATGATAAGAGAAGGAAAACTAAAGGGAAAATGTGGTCAATGTCAATATACTAATATCTGTGGAGGAAGTAGAGCTAGAGCTTATGCTGTCTATAATGATCCTTTGGAAGAAGATCCAGCTTGTCCGTATTAA
- a CDS encoding hemerythrin domain-containing protein, which produces MFINNPIDLLKFEHAIFRVRFSIIERLLNNCDNDAFYLLQETHEFIINWHAKIEDKYIFLFYGDAAKRFHSDHLLIEKYGNSIIKEKRKDWAERYIKIVLDHNNDEENILFNQNINVQSSWNNILEELKNYKDYSKYTGIRDL; this is translated from the coding sequence ATGTTTATAAATAATCCGATTGATTTATTGAAATTTGAACATGCTATATTTAGAGTTAGATTTTCTATAATTGAAAGACTCTTGAATAACTGTGATAATGATGCTTTTTACCTTTTGCAAGAAACTCATGAATTTATAATTAATTGGCATGCAAAAATAGAGGACAAATATATTTTTCTATTTTATGGTGATGCTGCAAAGCGTTTTCATAGTGATCATCTATTAATTGAAAAATACGGAAATTCTATAATAAAGGAAAAAAGAAAAGATTGGGCAGAAAGATATATTAAGATTGTTTTAGATCACAACAATGATGAAGAGAATATATTATTTAATCAGAACATTAATGTACAGTCTTCATGGAATAACATTTTAGAAGAATTGAAAAATTATAAGGATTATTCCAAATATACTGGAATAAGAGACTTGTGA
- a CDS encoding 4Fe-4S binding protein, producing the protein MINVPEGIPIARPKLGSAGKTGTWRLDKPVINYDKCTRCRLCILYCVENTIDMKEDLFPLIDYDYCKGCGVCAQVCPTHAIEMVSEVK; encoded by the coding sequence TTGATTAACGTACCAGAAGGAATACCAATAGCTAGACCTAAATTAGGGTCTGCTGGAAAAACAGGAACCTGGAGACTAGATAAGCCAGTAATAAATTATGATAAATGCACTAGATGCAGGCTTTGTATATTATATTGCGTAGAAAATACTATTGATATGAAGGAAGATCTTTTTCCATTAATTGATTATGATTATTGTAAAGGATGCGGTGTATGTGCACAGGTATGTCCTACTCATGCAATTGAAATGGTTTCAGAGGTGAAATAA
- a CDS encoding 4Fe-4S dicluster domain-containing protein, translating into MGIDPNYRTSRPQAGEHEGHKVYGPVEAPKVLGIHGTIVGVDFDLCIADGSCITACPVNVFQWYDTPGHPASEKKADPINEQACIFCMACVNVCPVAAIDVKPP; encoded by the coding sequence ATGGGTATAGATCCGAATTACAGGACGAGTAGGCCTCAAGCGGGAGAGCATGAGGGGCATAAAGTGTATGGTCCAGTAGAAGCGCCAAAAGTTCTTGGAATTCATGGTACTATTGTTGGTGTAGATTTTGATTTGTGTATTGCTGATGGTTCTTGTATAACAGCGTGTCCTGTTAATGTGTTTCAATGGTATGATACGCCTGGTCATCCTGCTTCTGAGAAGAAGGCTGATCCAATTAATGAGCAAGCTTGTATATTCTGTATGGCCTGCGTTAACGTATGTCCAGTAGCAGCAATAGACGTAAAACCACCATAA